A genomic window from Pagrus major chromosome 23, Pma_NU_1.0 includes:
- the srl gene encoding sarcalumenin: protein MKGIVLIFCFLSLLHLQATAEEEEPFTSVLRDRSHIDETLRLATEEKAGDYAAALERLRKIYHTSIKPMEQAYKYNELRQHEISDGEITSKPMVLFLGPWSVGKSSMINYLLGMHDSPYQLYTGAEPTTSEFTVIMHGEKIRSVEGIVMAADSSRSFSPLEKFGQNFLEKLIGIEMPHKLLERVTFVDTPGIIENRKQQERGYPFNDVCQWFIDRADLIFVVFDPTKLDVGLELEMLFRQLKGRESQIRIILNKADNLATQDLMRVYGALFWSLAPLINVTEPPRVYVSSFWPYDYAPDTSRELFKREEISLLEDLNQVIENRMENKIAFIRQHGIRVRIHGLLVDRYVQTFKEKMSFFSDPELVFQEIVDDPDKFYIFKSILAKTNVSKFDLPNRDAYRDFFGVNPVTNFKPLTAQCSYMGGCLLEKIERAITNELPALLSSINSGKQPGLSSCEATGCGEKPKNRYRKN from the exons aagaagaagaaccttTTACCTCCGTCCTCAGAGACAGATCTCACATCGATGAGACACTGCGACTTGCAACTGAAGAAAAAGCAGGAGACTATGCAG CGGCTCTGGAGAGGTTGCGGAAGATCTACCACACATCCATCAAGCCGATGGAGCAGGCCTACAAGTACAATGAGCTGAGGCAGCACGAGATCTCAG ATGGAGAGATTACCTCCAAGCCCATGGTACTGTTCCTGGGACCCTGGAGTGTAGGAAAGTCCTCCATGATCAATTACCTCCTGGGCATGCACGACAGCCCCTATCAGCTCTACACAG GAGCTGAGCCTACTACCTCTGAGTTCACTGTAATTATGCACGGGGAGAAGATCCGCTCTGTTGAGGGTATTGTCATGGCTGCGGACAGCTCTCGGTCCTTCTCTCCCCTGGAGAAGTTTGGTCAGAACTTCCTGGAAAAGCTGATTGGTATTGAGATGCCCCACAAGCTGCTGGAACGTGTGACTTTTGTGGACACTCCAGGAATCATTGAGAACCggaagcagcaggagagag GCTATCCTTTCAATGATGTTTGCCAGTGGTTCATTGACCGCGCTGACCTGATCTTCGTGGTGTTTGACCCCACCAAGCTGGACGTTGGCCTGGAGCTGGAGATGCTCTTCCGGCAGCTGAAGGGTCGTGAATCCCAGATCCGTATCATCCTGAACAAGGCTGACAACCTGGCCACCCAGGACTTGATGAGAGTCTACGGAGCGCTCTTCTGGAGCTTGGCTCCCCTCATCAATGTGACCGAACCTCCCCGTGTCTACGTCAGCTCCTTCTGGCCATATGACTACGCACCTGACACCAGCCGCGAGCTCTTCAAGCGAGAGGAGATCTCCCTCCTGGAAGATCTGAACCAGGTGATCGAGAACCGCATGGAGAACAAAATTGCATTCATCCGCCAGCACGGCATCCGTGTGCGCATCCATGGCCTGCTGGTAGACCGCTATGTCCAGACCTTCAAAGAGAAGATGAGCTTCTTCAGTGACCCGGAACTAGTCTTCCAGGAGATTGTGGATGACCCAGACAAGTTCTACATTTTCAAGTCCATCCTAGCCAAGACCAACGTCAGCAAGTTTGACCTGCCCAACCGCGATGCTTACCGTGACTTCTTTGGCGTCAACCCGGTCACCAACTTCAAGCCCCTGACGGCTCAGTGCTCCTACATGGGAGGCTGTCTGCTGGAAAAGATTGAGAGGGCAATCACCAACGAGCTGCCTGCCCTTCTGAGCAGCATTAACTCTGGCAAGCAGCCGGGCCTGTCCTCCTGCGAGGCTACTGGCTGTGGTGAGAAGCCAAAGAATCGCTACCGGAAGaactga